The window ACAGACCACCCCTGTTTTGctgatgacaaaaaggggggAAAAGTAAAAGTAACAATACAGTAATTTAAGAATCTAGGAATCTGATTCTAATGATGCTTAGTTTTTTTATGACATTCTATTATTTTGACTACTAATGGTTAGTATTTGGATGTTGATAACGTACTTTTTGTTATGTTATTCTGTTACTTTTGTTGGCTTGTTAATGACATTTGGTTTTAGAATGGATATGGTCTGTTGATGATAATATGTTGATGAAAGCTGGTTACAATATTGATGATATCTTGTCAACTTATTACTGGTAGTTATGCAAGTTTGTATGTCAACTCATGAATATGTTTTGTTATATGTCTCATAACTATCGAATCAATGCTTTCTATCTACATTAAGAagtagataaaaaataattaactagCCTGCTGAGTTGGCAAacaaaataacttgaaaagaTCATTCATATATTAAGGGAGAGCACACACTCAAGGGGAGAAACTCCTCATCTTGTGTAGTACAAAAGGAACAAATAGACATTGTGATTTTAATCAAAggatgttttgtcatcatcaaaaaaaggAGAGATTGTTGGTTCCATAAGTTTTTTATGAgaacaaaacattcccattcattaaTGCCTAATTatactacttgagtgtgcaggatgAAAATGTATGTCAATAATAAATCAATGACTGGAAAGCAAACATCAAAACTCATCAGAATAAGGAGTTACAAATGAGCTACAAAGAGAAGTCTCTTAGTCAGATAACCAACGGAGTTAGTTAAAGTCCAAAAGTAGAATTGGCAGCTTTAAAGACAATAGGCTTTTAATCGGTTAAAATCTTACTTAACCAATTAACGGAGTAAAGCAGATTGCAAGATAGAAAAGACTTAATAGACTAAGAAGTATGGTTAGCCAGCTAAAAGCTCACTGTCAAAAATTTGATTGCGAGCTAGAAAAGACTTAATGACTAAGAAGAATGATTAGCCAATTAAAAGCTCACTGTCTaaggatttgaatttgaatgtcTGAAGACAAACTAACAGCTAGAATAGATtctaaactatttccaacagTTTAAAGCTGTCAATATCCATCaaagttgatttttcaagtataaaaggcaTCTCTAACGATTAAGAAGAGTATGAGATGcttccaagaaaaaaaaaagcccaaaaatagcaaaaattctctcaatccttgtcacgacccgaaactcccatcgagcccgtgacaactgccgcgaaGCCTTGACAGATATTCTTCCCCCGAATGCCCttcgagacctcgcaaggcttttgtacCAGTTTTTCTATTCCtatccctttttttcttttttttaataataaaataaaaatattaattaaaataatctattttaatgtaaaacaatatatatatatattttgaaacatcaaaaattaattttctgcacataaaaacaaaataaatttatacataccgtaatatagaaaactggagtatgcaatttaaattacaatgacacgtgggctcctaaataactgagaaggtttaagtctataaccttgctttctaggatgcaactccgaaatttacttctcgatgcaattgacagtctactgcctattttgagcctgaaaaatgtataggaagaaggggtagattataaaatctcagtgagtagacaaatatcatcaaaataatctaaagccgagtaataggagacaattaaaataattcatcccaacccatataaataattggatttcatccaattactcaacatggcttatgtacttttcaaaaacttgacccttgccaaaaatccattctcagGGATACCCCGTGAAGGCATCTTACCAAgatcgccaaggctgtttattgtcacacacacaaacacatttcacctctgacaacacagtcgttcctcgacgttggctgagtcccaGTTTCACGTGGTGGGCAGCGTGAAGTGTAATCAAatcctacctcgggagttatcatacgcgcctctccaatcgaggtaagctcaataTTTGGgaatcgtgcccctctaactaggctggcccacggaactcccgtcactgcagtgcccactttataatccaccaaccaataaaatcacaatagtatgacatggctcacttaacacattcaaggcaaatcaaagcagttcacatattctttaaatcataaaaataataagtcatacccacatttatcataagccatttaatataaaatcatggataaacaacacaatcatagtataggtctccaattactctagttttgaaatcattattaaattttcaaaaattttataaaattattttataaaatctcattttctcataaaacacaataattttccaattaaactattttttcataaaatcacacaattaaataaatctactctagataattaagacgatagtaagtttactcactgtactaggagtagatatactcctattctcgatCCTCAGGTGTAGTCTTTTACCCGTATCAgatagctcaccacctatccacaatacatgacacaaaaaatttaataatttgtgtcaaatcaatatatattatttcaggctcttatctatgcgtatgcactagatagggtgtgaaatgtttggacaatcgcttaatcacagtgtccgacctaactcgcctatacacggtgtaaatttctaaaatttccaattcaactccaattccatccatttcaatttcagttatccaattatatccacaatacctcaatgactgtgaatgtagtccaatttatcagttcggaccacaaattacgcttttacccctagtgggtaaaaatttcaatctttttgcaccaaaaattcccatttaatttccaacctcataattcatcatttttccatctaattctcttaaaataaagtcaacctcatcctcacacaccattggctagattcggcctagagaaattcatggagaaaatgaatatttttcttgttgttttactcataaacatgctaaactaacactaaacactaacatagttcaaaatcaaattaatctaacaactttctctctctaaacccatatgatcagatttgaatccatcatcaaaacacataatttaaccatggaaaataaggagaaatgcatgaaaatgataaatcttaagctaagcttgaaaaatcatacctttaaacacttgattccttgaaaaatcacactttttctttgaattttctcactctagggtttgttcttatttctctctctctcctgctggttttggctgaccctcccaatgaagaattctgaaattttcaagccttttaataggcttaataaaatattattattttatttaccttttgaatattttattactttatgtttttttttctagccatcttttttactttctttttctaccactcaatcctcttcacttattcatgtcttccatgaaatttcttgacttttccaaagttttggcggagtaaatttttaaaaattacacttttacccccgtaaagtgaaaaattacatttttgccccaaaaactaaaaaattgcccatagacatatttttcatcccttatactcataccattctccaatttgtcaaatgtgatctaaattctctcaaaatctcaaattttatctacgggtggaaaaattacgattttgcccctatatagtgaaaatttcggtttgactccgaattgatcctcgaactccgaattaccattttgagtcatccctgaactatgaaactcttaatttcaccttaaaattcctatttgaactagtttgaggcttaatcgactcaatggtaccattaggagcaatatcatcttttaacgatttctcgaacttcctaaatatacaaacattctatcgagcatgtgaatgacattataattattttacaaagaaGGGTTTGACAATCCTTCTTGTACTTTACTCAAATCTTTGTAATAGAGTTTagcacttcatcttgtaccattcaAATCAacttagtgatcataggtactttcccATATCTGTAATTcttgattacttagagtgtgcgaggcactctaagggattAATCAAACTTGGTTTAGCTTGGTTGTTGTTGTAGGTTCTATATAAGTCTTAGAAATGttagtttttggttttggttaATCTcaagaaaaaccattgttaaaggttgtggctgagcttgtgaaaagccattttgagttttgattgatcccgtgaaaaatcattgttaaaggttgtggctgagcttgtgaaaggtcattgtaaaagcttgggaattccaccAATTCtagtgatttgatttgaaaatccttgattggaagatcaaggtagtggatgtaggtcaaagagaccgaaccactataaatctttgtgcattgtctaccctcttttatttttcatttcatccttctttaaatcattcttTCATCTAGCATTTAACTCTCATCATTGAACTTTAACTAGCTTCTAATTAGAAGTTAAGTTTAGCAACATTCAAAAAGCGCTATTCACCCCTTCTCTAGCACACATCTTTGGGACCAACATAATTAAAATAgcataatattcaaaaaatctctaaattatttttaaaaaattaaaatcaatctTTACTCTTTTATTGCGTTGAATCAAACttttatgcttttattttgggttaaataaacatttataactaataattgattaattatcattaattaaaataccatttgtcattttatacaAATATGACATTAATGTGGATAATGAAAATGTCACATGATCATGTCATCATACCACATCAACATGCTACATGATCATCTATTATGATATATCTGCATATAACGTTAACGCTATATGGCATAAAATATCTaatgacattttgactaaatcAACTATTAGTCAAAAGTGCttatttggttcaaaataaaactatAGGGGATTAATTGaactcaataaaaaataaatattatttaaattttcttaaataatttaagaacttttttaaatattaagtCAATCAAAATTGATCAAACTAATTGTTCCACTCAAgtataacattaaaaataaatttaactaatAATACGTAGTAGTAATTTGATGCTGGTGTATAAATAAGGTTGCCATACAATGCTACTTGTCGTTTGCACCCTTTTCTGaatatgtttaaatattttaattgatggTAATCTTAAATTGAATTTCACCACTCACACCCTTATTTAGAGGTGTATTTTCAATCGAtctgaatttaaaattttaataacggaattaatcaaatatttttataaaaataatcgAAATCgatcaaataatattttaaaatcgaTTTATTTCAATTGATTGAGTCATTTCTAactattaataatatttatatataaaaaaatcaaaattttgctTAATGTACTACTAATAAAGCGTAAATGATTTTAGtttaatcatatatattttaaagatattaatatacataatataattaatgattgaatTTTCGATGGTtaagttataaattttaaatataaaaaatctatCAAAATAGTCAAATAAACCACCTCTTTTAACCGATTGAcatggaaataaaaaaaatcaaattgattaatatcaaaataaaaaccaaatcGAATTAATCGAACTCAATAGATTATTTGGATTTGCATAAAATAGCAGTCACTCTTACACTTGATGAGTATACATACATAGTAGTTGATAATTTGTTGGAGGGTGGAGGGGGAAGTTACTGAAATCCCCAGTGTTAAGAACCAGCCCCAATAGAAAAGAATATCGTAAAGCCAAAGGAAATTTGGCCTTTGCATATATAATAATGCTTACATTTACTGCAAGATTTCTCTTATTGGTCTTCTCATTTATTGATCCCACAAGCTCATTTGCATGGCGGGCACGTGGCAATGCAAGCTCAGCTGTTGTTGACAGAAGAAAAACCATCGGACGATTCTTAATCCGCTTGCTTCAAAATCATGATCAAATCCGCACCTTTGATTTCTCAAACATGTTGAACTCGCAACCTGGCTACGTAAAGCTTTGGCCAAGACGAAGAGAAGAAGCTCAGACAGAGCGGTTTGGTGTTACTTTCCTGGCCAGTTTCAAATTCGAAAAAAGAAGATACCACTCTTAGAGAAAGGAAGAGATGATCAGCTCAGAGAGATGGGGGTGGTTTTCTCACTTCCAAAAAGCCCAAACGCCATTGATTTCTGTTGCAAAAAGATGCAGAACTTTTGCAACACTTGGAAGCTCTCCACCTTCCACTCGTCAGCCATTTCTTGGCTGTGGCCTAACCACCCCTATCCTCCAACCAACGCTTCCCATTTCTCAACATTAACTCTTAACCTCAACTCTGGTTACTTTCCCTTGTCTTGGGTTCTTTCCCTACCAACACTTCACAAAATTACACACCAAAGGAAGCGCCCAGGAATCCACATTGCACATTTGTCAGCAGAACCCTAACCCTGCTTTGTTTTTCTCAAGATTGTTATCAACTTCAAACCCAGCTTTAACCCATCGAAGTTTACCCAGTGGAGTGATCAGAGTgagcatattttttttatttagaatgAGAACAAAAGATCTAAAAGCAAAGCATGAATGTGAGATGAACAAATGTCACAAGAACCAGGCAATGTATTCACCAAAACCTTGCCAAAAATAGCAAAAGTAAAGGGCTACCTTTCTCTTTAACCCAAAACCCTCCATTTCGTGATTGCCGAGCGTCCATCACCGGGTAGTTTCGATCTGCACAGCCAGAGAGAAGCAGTCTCTCTCACAGAAATCTAAagcttttttttccttttccttttttgttttgttgtttttcctttttgagtTTTATTTTGGTGTTCAGCCAATTGAGCTAAGGCCCAAAAAACCCTAATGATGGCTGCGGCTACGCCTAGTGTTCATGAGAAACCCGAGGCCCTTGCTTTGGTGGCAGGTGTAGAGGGTGTCACTGTAGGAGGGGACAAGACCCATCAAGCCTCGGGTCGATCCGGGTTGACCCGTGACCTTATCGCTGCTGTTCCAAGCTTTGGTGTTAACAGGAAGAAAAGGATGGCTAGACAGAGGAGATCATCTTCCACCATCAAACTCCTCTCTTTCACTAACTCCTCCAGTAGCTCTCACGTGCCATCCTCCACTCTCCCCGCACGTGTGAGTTCTCAATTTCTTACTTCAAAGTtttcatattattttcttttggtttgcTCAAAATATCAGCTAAACTTAAGTTACAGTCTTTTGGTCTGGGTCTGGGCTTTCTTTACAGGGTGGAAGTAACCCATCCCTCGACCCTGTGCGGTGTGATCTGAGCTAGTGTCATGTTTTATTGTCTCCTATTATCTTGTCTGTATGCTCCTGCTCGGACTTGTTAATATAATACCTAGTAACAGATCATATCTGCTACAATTGTTCTTTGTTTCCACACTGTATATATGCTTTACTTGTCAATTGAGCTAGCTAGCCAACCGTAATTCATTCTTTTTCCTAAGAAAACGATTTGTTTCACTTCTTGTTGTTACTTACTACTAATCTTATTATCTAATTAATAAGTATATATTAGCTACCTCAGAACAGTAAAGATCCATCAACCTGACATAGAACATCAACAGAAAATCATGGTCTATAGAGAAGGAGCTGCCCTTCGTTTatggaaaaaataaagttatttaattaagaGCTCATTATATATATGGTATTTTGCAGATTAAATTGTCAATTATTTGTCTCAAAATCtaataaagaaattttgatcttcTCATAGAGAATCATTGCATTCTCAAGATtctacttttgtttttgatctaagaATTAACGGATATGCAGAAATTTGTGACTTTAGATTAAATAATTACTTGATAGGTCTAGCTAACGGATATGTATAGACACTTGTTCAGATTagttaaaattctattttaagaaatgttttttcatttaaCGTATTAGTTTTAGTAAATTTAAGAACAGACGGTACATTAATTATACTTGAACAAGTGCGCAATGTGCTTATAGACACTCTTTAAGATTTACCTTGATTTGCAATCATTATTTAggttctttttcttctattaaTTATTTGTAAGTATCTCAAAAATAAATGGAGCCTGGAATTAGTTTCTCCAATTCTCTGATCTCACCTGATATTTAGTCTAGTAAGAAAGTATACTTTTTCATTTGCctaataatttgatcaaatGTGTCAAGACTGAAGAGGCTACCACATTCCCAGCTTGCCCCGGGGCATAGCATGTTTTGTACATTTTCTTGTATTATGACAGATGTATTTGCCgtttcattgttttttttttttttgtttttgaagttGCAATGTTGCCATTCTGTCTTGTTGCATATCATTGTCTCATAGATATAGTGGATTTTGGATTCTGCTATCTCAATGgttctttattctatttggTGATCATTCTGATGACCTCATAACCATCTTATGCTTTAGGTTATTGATCCAAAGAAATTGAGATTCCTTTTCCAGAAGGAACTTAAGAACAGCGACGTAAGCTCCCTCCGAAGAATGATACTCCCAAAGGTTTCAATCCATTCTTCTCCCACTTTCAGATTTGTTTATTTTCCATTCTTGAAGTCCTATGGTGCTTAAAACATTGCCAGCCTGTGTAATTTATCCGAACCATTCATTTGATGCAATTCCCTATCATGGAAAATTCTGAATTAAACACTCTTCGTTTCAGAGAGCAGCGGAGGCTCACTTACCTGTCCTTGAGTCCAAAGAAGGGATTCTTATCAGCATGGATGACTTAGATGGCCTGCATGTGTGGAGCTTCAAGTATAGGTAAGTTCTCTACTGGTTTTTGAGTATCGGTCTTCTGTGGCAAGAAAACTTAAAGGAAACTTGATCACCAAGAATTAGCTAGTCTGATAGGGCTTGCTTCCATGTGGATGGAATTTTGGTTGGATGAGCATCAGGCAGAAGAATGATATCTATTTTTGTCCTTAAATAGCATGATaaactttttgtttccttctttgTAAGCAGGTTTTGGCCTAATAACAACAGCCGTATGTATGTACTCGAAAATACAGGTAAACACATATCGTCCCCTCATAATTTTTCCGTTCTACGCTTGAAAATGTTTTCATTGCCAAACCATGATTGATTCATCGTTGCTG is drawn from Theobroma cacao cultivar B97-61/B2 chromosome 4, Criollo_cocoa_genome_V2, whole genome shotgun sequence and contains these coding sequences:
- the LOC18601105 gene encoding B3 domain-containing transcription factor FUS3 isoform X1, with translation MMAAATPSVHEKPEALALVAGVEGVTVGGDKTHQASGRSGLTRDLIAAVPSFGVNRKKRMARQRRSSSTIKLLSFTNSSSSSHVPSSTLPARVIDPKKLRFLFQKELKNSDVSSLRRMILPKRAAEAHLPVLESKEGILISMDDLDGLHVWSFKYRFWPNNNSRMYVLENTGEFVNTHGLQLGDFIMVYQDSQNQNYVIQAKKASDQDVYADIARNAVNDLFLHDYEVSKSSSYYYPTMDDTGMSFIYDTTFSNDSPLDFLGGSMTNYSRIGSLESFGSVENLSLDEFYQV
- the LOC18601105 gene encoding B3 domain-containing transcription factor FUS3 isoform X2; this encodes MMAAATPSVHEKPEALALVAGVEGVTVGGDKTHQASGRSGLTRDLIAAVPSFGVNRKKRMARQRRSSSTIKLLSFTNSSSSSHVPSSTLPARVIDPKKLRFLFQKELKNSDVSSLRRMILPKRAAEAHLPVLESKEGILISMDDLDGLHVWSFKYRFWPNNNSRMYVLENTGEFVNTHGLQLGDFIMVYQDSQNQNYVIQAKKASDQDVYADIARNAVNDLFLHDYEDRISRKLWLG